In Amaranthus tricolor cultivar Red isolate AtriRed21 chromosome 3, ASM2621246v1, whole genome shotgun sequence, a single window of DNA contains:
- the LOC130807440 gene encoding uncharacterized protein At1g26090, chloroplastic — protein sequence MAAFLQPLTFLPFLPSPNSDFNFTRSNPTRSRRLRKANVLIMEANSSSEITDAKSTKLITFLGKGGSGKTTAAVFAAQHYAKEGLKTCLVTHSLDLTTEYLLNCKIGTTPVICSDNLSAVRLETTKMLLDPLKRLKKADAHVNVTQGALAGIVGEELGVLPGMDSIFSALSLENFVGTFGIKSLSTDFKNKFDVVVYDGISTPDTLRMISAARSARLYVKYLRSIAEKTDFGRLIGPSVVRLVNEAINLSGSSSNFNGKMSSEIWDALERILERGASTFADPQKFGCYIVTDTSNPLSVNTALRYWGCTIQAGANISGVLGIASKPSSVESLESVRETFLPLPLAFFPNLSKNSSLDWDMILSDIENKNARDLLHLPSVKPSNITPPVKFDPSKRSITLFMPGFDKSEIKLYQYRGGSELLVEAGDQRRVIVLPRQIQGKVGAAKSTDRNLVLTMQ from the exons ATGGCTGCCTTTCTACAACCTCTGACATTTCTTCCATTTCTACCTTCCCCAAACTCTGATTTCAATTTTACGCGTTCGAATCCCACCAGAAGTAGAAGATTAAGGAAAGCTAATGTTTTGATTATGGAAGCTAACTCCAGTAGTGAAATTACCGACGCAAAATCGactaaattgatcacttttctGGGTAAAGGAGGTTCTGGAAAGACCACTGCTGCTGTCTTTGCTGCACAG CACTATGCAAAAGAAGGGCTTAAAACATGCCTGGTGACACATTCTCTGGACCTCACAACCGAATACCTTCTGAATTGCAAAATTGGAACCACTCCAGTCATATGTAGCGATAACCTTTCAGCTGTTAGATTGGAAACAACTAAA ATGCTCCTTGATCCTCTTAAGAGGCTAAAGAAAGCAGATGCTCATGTGAACGTGACACAAGGAGCACTTGCAGGG ATTGTTGGGGAAGAGCTGGGTGTGCTTCCTGGAATGGATTCTATATTTTCTGCGCTTTCCCTCGAAAATTTTGTGGGAACTTTTGGAATCAAGTCTCTGAGTACTGACTTCAAGAACAAGTTTGATGTAGTCGTATATGATGGCATCAGTACTCCGGATACATTACGAATGATAAGTGCTGCACGTAGTGCAAG GCTGTATGTTAAGTATCTACGTAGCATAGCTGAAAAGACAGATTTCGGAAGATTAATAGGTCCATCTGTGGTAAGATTGGTAAATGAAGCCATTAATCTGAGTGGAAGTAGCTCAAATTTCAATGGGAAAATGAGTTCAGAAATATGGGATGCTCTTGAGAGAATTCTCGAG AGAGGAGCCTCTACTTTTGCAGATCCTCAAAAGTTTGGCTGCTACATTGTAACAGATACGAGCAATCCACTTTCTGTAAACACGGCATTGCGTTATTGGGGTTGTACAATCCAAGCTGGCGCTAATATTTCTGGTGTACTGGGGATCGCTTCCAAACCGTCTTCTGTAGAGTCTTTGGAAAGTGTCAGAGAGACTTTCCTTCCTCTACCACTTGCTTTCTTTCCAAATCTCTCGAAAAATTCTTCCTTGGATTGGGATATGATACTTTCAGATATTGAGAATAAGAATGCAAGAGATCTTCTGCATCTGCCATCTGTGAAGCCTAGCAACATTACGCCACCAGTCAAGTTTGATCCATCTAAAAGAAGTATCACTCTTTTCATGCCTGGTTTTGACAAGTCAGAGATCAAACTCTATCAG TACCGGGGTGGCTCAGAGTTGTTGGTGGAAGCCGGGGACCAGAGACGAGTCATAGTGTTACCTCGTCAAATTCAAGGAAAAGTGGGAGCTGCAAAGTCTACAGACAGAAACTTAGTACTTACAATGCAATAG
- the LOC130807441 gene encoding peroxidase 57-like, with the protein MKNLVVIVVIVGIISTFSKVSHCYRYRSSLQIGPIIIGGGGHSRSPPLSPPPPHSTPPSPTSSKLKVGFYKGLCPNKSVDIEAIISVKVEEAFDKKPSILPALLRMQFHDCFVHGCDASILIDGLSSEKTAGPNLSVREYELIDALKKVAEAQCPGVVSCADIIAIATKEVIKKGKGLAYPVETGRRDGLIARAQDVNLPSPFGSVSESIAAFDKKNFTIEEMIVLLGCHTVGISHCVFFEDRLYEGKSLFDPEMNSTLKEELKQVCPQNKGSDNFTFLDQNPISSNLVDNSFFEQIVKNRGILPIDQALARDPQTKDFVNQLAQNPNLFPTLLVDAMIKLQALDVLTGDQGQIRNVCSKFN; encoded by the exons ATGAAGAATTTAGTAGTTATCGTTGTTATTGTTGGGATAATCTCGACTTTTAGTAAAGTGAGTCATTGTTATCGTTATAGAAGTAGTTTGCAAATAGGGCCTATCATAATTGGTGGAGGGGGACATTCTCGTTCACCACCACTTTCGCCACCACCTCCCCATTCGACTCCTCCTAGTCCTACTTCTTCTAAGTTGAAGGTAGGATTCTATAAGGGGTTATGCCCTAATAAAAGTGTTGATATTGAGGCAATTATTAGCGTTAAAGTTGAGGAAGCATTTGACAAGAAACCCTCTATTCTTCCGGCCCTTCTTCGCATGCAATTTCATGATTGTTTTGTCCAT GGGTGTGATGCATCAATATTAATAGACGGACTTTCAAGTGAGAAAACCGCAGGCCCAAATCTTAGTGTGAGGGAATATGAGTTGATCGATGCTCTTAAAAAGGTTGCTGAAGCTCAATGTCCAGGAGTTGTTTCTTGTGCAGATATTATAGCTATTGCCACTAAAGAAGTCATTAAAAAG GGTAAAGGACTTGCATATCCTGTAGAAACTGGACGAAGAGATGGACTCATAGCAAGAGCCCAAGATGTTAATCTTCCAAGTCCTTTTGGTTCCGTCTCTGAAAGCATTGCGGCTTTTGacaaaaagaatttcactaTTGAAGAAATGATCGTTCTTTTAG GTTGCCATACAGTGGGAATATCACACTGTGTGTTCTTCGAAGATCGGCTATACGAAGGAAAAAGCCTATTCGACCCAGAAATGAACTCAACTCTTAAGGAAGAATTAAAGCAAGTATGCCCACAAAACAAGGGATCAGATAACTTCACTTTTCTTGATCAAAATCCAATCAGCTCAAATCTTGTTGATAACTCTTTTTTTGAACAAATTGTAAAAAATAGAGGAATCCTCCCCATTGATCAAGCACTTGCTCGAGACCCTCAAACTAAAGATTTTGTTAATCAGCTGGCACAAAATCCTAATTTATTCCCTACTTTGTTGGTTGATGCTATGATTAAGCTACAAGCACTTGATGTTCTAACTGGTGATCAAGGACAAATTAGGAATGTTTGTAGtaaatttaattga